The following are from one region of the Actinomycetota bacterium genome:
- a CDS encoding ABC transporter substrate-binding protein yields MRIRSRHFAFALTIVLAASLLLAVGCKPSAGGSGGTTPTETKTPIKIGVVVSLTGPYATLGEPEKATLEMEAKRINDAGGVNGHPIELVFEDDGTDEAKATAAAAKLIQQDKVAALIGATGTGQTMAMRGDVDKGGIPQVSMAGGTAITANFDKLVFATPWSNKIVIPYELKYMQKKGIKKIGLISDSGGFGKDGAAVVKAEASKYGITITSEQTFNAKDPDMSVQLGAIKDSGAEAILLVNAGGDAATVAKNRESLKITLPMYGTHGNARVEFIQGAGTAAEGFTFAAGKVLVPETYGVDTEGYTVATDFIERFTAATGKAPSTFAGHAYDALYIVVDAMKALPEGFTSAQLRDQIEKTAGFVGIGGTFNFTATDHNGLTEGDLVMYTIENGAWKVVE; encoded by the coding sequence ATGAGGATCAGAAGCCGGCACTTCGCGTTCGCACTGACCATCGTCCTGGCCGCTTCGCTTCTGCTCGCGGTGGGCTGCAAGCCCTCCGCCGGGGGCAGCGGCGGCACGACCCCGACGGAGACCAAGACGCCCATCAAGATCGGCGTCGTGGTGTCCCTGACCGGGCCGTACGCCACGCTCGGCGAGCCTGAGAAGGCGACGCTCGAGATGGAGGCCAAGCGCATCAACGACGCGGGGGGCGTGAACGGCCACCCGATCGAGCTGGTCTTCGAGGACGACGGGACCGACGAGGCCAAAGCCACAGCGGCCGCGGCGAAGCTCATCCAGCAGGACAAGGTCGCGGCGCTCATCGGCGCGACCGGCACGGGCCAGACGATGGCCATGCGCGGCGACGTGGACAAGGGTGGCATCCCGCAGGTCTCGATGGCCGGCGGCACCGCGATCACGGCGAACTTCGACAAGCTCGTGTTCGCCACGCCGTGGTCGAACAAGATCGTCATCCCGTACGAGCTCAAGTACATGCAGAAGAAGGGCATCAAGAAGATCGGTCTGATCAGCGACTCGGGCGGCTTCGGCAAGGACGGCGCGGCTGTCGTGAAGGCCGAGGCCTCCAAGTACGGGATCACCATCACGAGCGAGCAGACGTTCAACGCCAAGGATCCGGACATGAGCGTCCAACTGGGCGCCATCAAGGACTCCGGCGCCGAGGCCATCCTGCTCGTCAACGCCGGCGGTGACGCGGCCACGGTCGCCAAGAACCGCGAGTCGCTCAAGATCACGCTCCCGATGTACGGCACGCACGGCAACGCGCGCGTCGAGTTCATCCAGGGCGCCGGCACCGCCGCCGAGGGCTTCACGTTCGCGGCGGGCAAGGTGCTCGTGCCTGAGACCTACGGCGTGGACACCGAGGGCTACACGGTCGCGACCGACTTCATCGAGCGCTTCACCGCCGCCACCGGCAAGGCCCCGAGCACGTTCGCGGGTCACGCGTACGACGCGCTCTACATCGTGGTCGACGCCATGAAGGCGCTTCCCGAGGGCTTCACGTCAGCCCAGCTCCGTGACCAGATCGAGAAGACGGCGGGCTTCGTGGGCATCGGCGGGACGTTCAACTTCACCGCCACCGACCACAACGGCCTGACCGAGGGCGACCTGGTCA
- a CDS encoding ACT domain-containing protein has product MKVRQLSVFIENKAGRVSEVADLLGGAGINIRGFSVSDTAEFGILRLVVDRPEEAHAALKSAGFTVKESDVVCLRLPDRPGALAEALRIVSDAGVNIEYVYSLVSTYVVLNVGDPDQAVALLGGEPVELVSQEEIAQA; this is encoded by the coding sequence GTGAAGGTGAGGCAGTTGTCCGTCTTCATCGAGAACAAGGCCGGCCGTGTGAGCGAGGTCGCTGACCTGCTCGGCGGAGCGGGCATCAACATCAGGGGCTTCTCCGTGTCGGACACGGCCGAGTTCGGCATCTTGCGGCTCGTGGTCGACCGGCCTGAGGAGGCGCACGCGGCCCTCAAGTCCGCGGGCTTCACGGTCAAGGAGAGCGACGTGGTCTGCCTGCGGCTCCCGGACCGTCCGGGCGCGCTGGCGGAGGCTCTCAGGATCGTGTCGGACGCGGGTGTCAACATCGAGTACGTCTACTCGCTCGTGTCGACCTACGTGGTCCTCAACGTCGGGGACCCGGACCAAGCGGTTGCGTTGCTGGGAGGCGAGCCGGTTGAGCTGGTCTCGCAGGAGGAGATAGCACAGGCGTAG